The Salinispora tropica CNB-440 genome has a window encoding:
- a CDS encoding endonuclease/exonuclease/phosphatase family protein, producing MITASVVSLALLLGSGTAAVATTTTTATAATRTYNTWVWNVAGWTMNGASTTNGLITAITDSIRNRSADFAALNEVCRGQYVAVIEKLRDLGWPEDDSNFARFETSHSTACDGEPFGNAIFSKAPLGTASHYTLSSDGSSEDRTLLCAPLSATPKVVFCAAHITPSDAIIDGKNINERQLDEVHSLMETFNALGLTVILAGDLNNEPNLDPLNKWYSSSLNTQYNSANYGSYRELDDTDTRCAGYGEITVDNGDTGGPCGLGRKIDFIFVRENRLAGSYTGDSLSISTVCGGYCSDHRIVIGTATVDVNL from the coding sequence TTGATCACCGCCTCTGTGGTCTCGCTTGCGCTGCTGCTCGGGTCGGGTACGGCGGCGGTGGCCACGACCACGACCACGGCCACGGCCGCGACGAGGACCTACAACACCTGGGTCTGGAACGTTGCCGGCTGGACGATGAACGGCGCGTCCACAACGAACGGGCTGATCACGGCGATCACCGACTCGATCCGGAACAGGTCCGCAGACTTCGCCGCACTCAACGAGGTGTGCCGGGGCCAGTATGTGGCCGTTATTGAGAAGCTGCGCGACCTGGGCTGGCCGGAGGACGACAGCAATTTCGCCCGGTTCGAGACCTCCCACTCCACCGCCTGCGACGGCGAGCCCTTCGGAAACGCTATCTTCAGTAAGGCCCCACTCGGTACCGCCTCGCACTACACGCTGTCCTCGGACGGGTCATCCGAGGACAGGACGCTCTTGTGTGCACCATTATCGGCTACGCCGAAAGTGGTGTTCTGTGCCGCACATATCACGCCATCTGACGCGATTATCGATGGAAAGAATATCAATGAGCGGCAGTTGGACGAGGTGCACAGCCTTATGGAGACCTTCAACGCGCTTGGGCTGACCGTCATTCTGGCCGGTGACCTGAACAACGAGCCCAACCTCGACCCCTTGAACAAGTGGTACTCGTCCAGCCTGAACACCCAGTACAACTCGGCCAACTACGGCAGCTATCGGGAGTTGGACGACACGGATACCCGTTGCGCCGGGTACGGCGAGATCACCGTCGACAACGGCGACACCGGTGGCCCGTGTGGGTTGGGCCGCAAAATTGACTTCATCTTCGTACGAGAGAACCGCCTCGCCGGGTCGTACACCGGTGACTCGCTCTCCATCTCCACCGTGTGCGGCGGCTACTGTTCCGACCATCGGATCGTGATCGGCACCGCCACGGTTGACGTGAACCTCTGA
- a CDS encoding sensor domain-containing diguanylate cyclase yields MVVLGPVLVGAYFVGSAVTSADRSRSADRLAAAATAVRTAVDALCQQLRAAAEAVALADDRAVAARKMVDRGLAAAVRVTDIEGRVLHATTPLPAEPWRDCAGRTSAGAPPGALAVRVDLRDATGVPRGTVTAAQPVDPAFVARLAVLTGAAVTLLGGPDTASQLRHTTESAGVREAVLGAVGGVDGEQVVGTVDGRYVRRVGPSDGQPLSLVLSVPSDRPPSLYVALVAVVLLAVLLAVVVAGRLARATSRPLAELAGAVDRVARGDLTVRVPVRSRDEIGRLAGAFNRMTRETGTYVAALTSSRDQLRGHLEVLGDTLASTHDLQRILRVILHSAIAATGARAGAVLLVDSGGLLVAQATEGLEVPAGGPGPNRVPLGDLVGAVTVSGEARRGRVEPSTASPGEPPCRTYIAVPFAAPRDGGATRADGASPSVGGPPDGAAPATFGVLALYDRLAGEEFDDDDLVTLRTFAGHAAVAVDNVRVHEETQRLSLTDPLTGLWNYRYLRQSLRREVERATRFGRMLSVLALDLDRFKHVNDTHGHAAGDRVLVEFARRIRGEIREVDLAFRLGGEEFVVLLPETDVVGAAIVAERLGAAVRDTPIAVDGLGVPVLVPVTVSIGVAVHPDHGGTGQEVLNAADEALYVAKASGRDTCRVARAAKAPALPVPVCSDEGTPPADARHETSEQAGAAGGNGSETDVAAGSGAVTPSGATSGPHPPRQSRGR; encoded by the coding sequence ATGGTGGTGCTCGGTCCGGTGCTGGTCGGGGCGTACTTCGTGGGATCGGCCGTGACCAGCGCCGATCGAAGTCGGTCCGCCGACCGGCTCGCGGCTGCCGCGACCGCCGTCCGAACCGCGGTCGACGCGCTCTGCCAGCAGCTGCGGGCCGCCGCGGAGGCGGTGGCCCTCGCCGACGACCGGGCGGTCGCCGCGCGGAAGATGGTCGATCGGGGTCTCGCCGCCGCCGTACGGGTCACCGACATCGAGGGGCGGGTGCTCCACGCCACCACGCCGCTGCCCGCTGAGCCCTGGCGGGACTGCGCGGGGCGTACCTCGGCCGGTGCACCGCCTGGTGCGTTGGCCGTCCGGGTGGACCTGCGGGACGCCACCGGGGTTCCACGGGGCACGGTCACCGCCGCGCAGCCGGTCGACCCCGCGTTCGTGGCGCGGCTGGCGGTGCTCACCGGGGCGGCGGTCACCCTGCTCGGCGGCCCGGACACGGCCAGCCAACTTCGGCACACCACCGAGTCGGCGGGAGTACGGGAGGCGGTACTCGGTGCCGTCGGTGGAGTGGACGGCGAGCAGGTCGTGGGCACCGTCGACGGTCGGTACGTGCGGCGGGTCGGTCCGTCGGACGGGCAGCCGCTGTCGCTGGTGCTCTCCGTTCCGAGCGACCGGCCCCCCAGCCTGTACGTCGCTCTGGTCGCCGTCGTGCTGTTGGCCGTGCTGTTGGCGGTGGTCGTCGCCGGGCGGCTGGCCCGGGCCACCAGCCGGCCCTTGGCCGAACTGGCGGGAGCGGTGGACCGCGTGGCCCGGGGCGACCTGACCGTGCGGGTGCCGGTGCGGAGCCGGGACGAGATCGGGCGGCTGGCCGGAGCGTTCAACCGGATGACCCGGGAGACCGGCACCTACGTCGCCGCACTGACCAGCAGCCGGGACCAACTGCGCGGACACCTGGAAGTGCTGGGGGACACCCTGGCCAGCACCCATGACCTGCAGCGCATCCTGCGGGTTATCTTGCACAGCGCGATCGCGGCGACCGGTGCCCGCGCGGGGGCCGTGCTCCTCGTCGATTCGGGTGGGCTGCTGGTCGCGCAGGCCACCGAAGGGCTCGAGGTGCCGGCCGGTGGGCCGGGGCCGAATCGGGTCCCGCTCGGCGACCTGGTGGGCGCGGTTACGGTCAGCGGAGAGGCGCGCCGCGGCCGGGTGGAGCCGTCCACGGCGTCGCCGGGGGAGCCCCCCTGCCGGACGTACATCGCGGTGCCCTTCGCAGCCCCGCGGGACGGCGGCGCCACGCGGGCCGACGGCGCGTCCCCCTCCGTGGGTGGCCCGCCGGACGGTGCGGCACCGGCGACGTTCGGCGTGCTCGCCCTCTACGATCGGCTCGCTGGGGAGGAATTCGACGACGACGACCTTGTCACGCTGCGCACCTTCGCCGGACATGCCGCGGTGGCGGTGGACAACGTCCGGGTGCACGAGGAGACCCAGCGGCTGTCGCTGACGGATCCCCTCACCGGCCTCTGGAACTACCGCTATCTGCGCCAGTCGCTTCGCCGCGAGGTGGAACGGGCCACCCGGTTCGGTCGGATGCTCAGCGTCCTCGCCCTCGACCTGGACCGCTTCAAGCACGTCAACGACACCCACGGGCACGCCGCCGGGGACCGGGTGCTGGTCGAGTTCGCCCGGCGGATCCGCGGCGAGATCCGTGAGGTCGACCTCGCCTTCCGGTTGGGGGGAGAGGAGTTCGTGGTGCTGCTACCGGAGACCGACGTCGTGGGCGCGGCCATCGTCGCGGAGCGGCTCGGTGCGGCGGTGCGGGACACCCCGATCGCTGTCGACGGGCTGGGCGTCCCGGTCCTGGTGCCGGTGACCGTCTCCATTGGTGTCGCGGTCCACCCCGACCACGGCGGCACCGGACAGGAGGTGCTCAATGCCGCCGACGAAGCCCTGTACGTGGCGAAAGCCAGCGGTCGAGACACCTGCCGGGTCGCCCGGGCGGCGAAGGCACCCGCGCTACCGGTGCCGGTGTGCTCGGACGAGGGGACGCCTCCAGCCGACGCGCGGCATGAGACGTCGGAGCAGGCCGGTGCGGCCGGCGGGAACGGGTCGGAGACCGACGTGGCAGCGGGGTCCGGGGCGGTCACTCCCAGCGGCGCGACTTCCGGTCCTCACCCGCCACGACAGAGCCGTGGCCGATAG
- a CDS encoding 5-formyltetrahydrofolate cyclo-ligase, translating to MPDFSDQAEVTRDAKFATRTTLLARRRRLGDAERATAARHVQADLADLVRRLRPRRMTAYVPVASEPGGPELPAVLHAALPEGAELLLPVLRADLDLDWAPWTGPDDLVAAGRGMREPTAPPLGQAAVTTADLVVLPALAVDRRGVRLGRGGGSYDRALARVPATTLTVVPLHDGELVNALPVEPHDRPVHAVVTPTNGLRTLDGAAPR from the coding sequence GTGCCAGATTTTTCTGATCAAGCGGAAGTGACCCGCGATGCGAAGTTTGCGACGCGCACCACACTGCTCGCCCGCCGCCGGCGGCTCGGCGACGCGGAGCGGGCCACCGCCGCCCGACATGTCCAGGCCGACCTGGCCGACCTGGTACGCCGACTGCGCCCGCGCCGGATGACGGCGTACGTGCCGGTTGCCTCCGAACCGGGGGGCCCCGAGCTCCCGGCGGTGCTGCACGCCGCGCTGCCGGAGGGGGCCGAACTGCTGCTGCCGGTACTCCGGGCCGACCTTGACCTGGACTGGGCACCGTGGACCGGGCCCGACGATCTGGTCGCCGCCGGACGGGGGATGCGGGAGCCGACCGCGCCCCCGCTCGGCCAGGCCGCTGTCACAACGGCCGACCTGGTGGTGCTGCCGGCGCTGGCGGTGGACCGGCGAGGTGTGCGGCTGGGGCGGGGAGGCGGCTCGTACGATCGGGCGCTCGCCCGGGTCCCGGCGACCACCCTGACCGTGGTGCCGCTGCACGATGGCGAGCTGGTCAACGCGCTACCGGTGGAGCCGCACGACCGCCCGGTCCACGCTGTGGTCACCCCGACCAACGGCCTGCGTACGCTGGACGGTGCCGCACCGCGCTGA
- a CDS encoding Fur family transcriptional regulator, with protein sequence MSSGEELLRSKGLRVTRPRLAVLDVLAAGGHLEVDEIARRVRERLNSVSTQAVYDVLGALSRAGLSRRIEPAGSPARYEARVGDNHHHVVCRGCGDIADVDCAVGDAPCLDPNTAHGFEVDEADVTFWGLCPRCQARRRADD encoded by the coding sequence ATGTCCAGTGGTGAGGAGCTGCTCCGGTCGAAGGGTCTGCGGGTAACCCGCCCCCGCCTCGCTGTCCTCGACGTGCTCGCCGCCGGAGGCCACCTGGAGGTGGACGAGATCGCCCGCCGGGTCCGGGAGCGCCTCAACTCGGTCTCCACGCAGGCGGTCTACGACGTGCTCGGCGCGCTGTCACGGGCCGGGCTGTCCCGCCGGATCGAGCCGGCCGGCAGCCCCGCCCGCTACGAGGCCCGGGTTGGCGACAATCACCACCACGTGGTCTGTCGGGGCTGCGGCGACATCGCCGACGTCGACTGCGCCGTCGGCGACGCCCCCTGTCTCGACCCGAACACCGCCCACGGTTTCGAGGTGGACGAGGCCGACGTGACCTTCTGGGGTCTCTGCCCCCGGTGCCAGGCCCGCCGCCGCGCCGACGACTGA
- a CDS encoding UTP--glucose-1-phosphate uridylyltransferase, with the protein MSEHSANPSSTATTTGGPRAVKAVIPAAGLATRFLPATKAVPKELLPVVDRPVLQYIVEEATEAGITDVLLITGRGKTSMVDHFDRRPDLEERLAKKPELLAAVKRTEDLAAIYTCRQPEQLGLGHAVGYAESHIGDQPFAVLLGDEFVKPTEPLLPAMLELQARTGGIVLAFFEVDPDETTRYGIASVAPAEAEFADIAEVVRVTGMVEKPEPEEAPSNLAVLGRYVLPGRIFDAIHRTEPGSGGEIQLTDAMEILRTEGVPVHAIVYRGTRYDTGMPLGYLQTVVQIAAERDDLGAEFREWLADFVNAGSSGGPRT; encoded by the coding sequence ATGTCGGAGCACTCAGCGAACCCTTCATCGACGGCCACCACGACCGGCGGGCCCCGCGCGGTCAAGGCGGTCATTCCGGCCGCCGGGCTCGCCACCCGCTTCCTGCCCGCCACCAAGGCGGTGCCCAAGGAACTGCTCCCCGTCGTCGACCGGCCGGTGTTGCAGTACATCGTCGAGGAGGCCACCGAGGCCGGGATCACCGACGTCCTGCTGATCACCGGGCGGGGTAAGACCTCCATGGTTGATCACTTCGACCGCCGTCCCGACCTGGAAGAACGGCTCGCGAAGAAGCCTGAGCTGCTGGCCGCGGTCAAGCGGACCGAGGACCTGGCCGCCATCTACACCTGCCGGCAGCCGGAGCAACTCGGGCTCGGCCACGCCGTCGGCTACGCCGAGTCCCACATCGGAGACCAGCCCTTCGCGGTGCTGCTCGGGGACGAGTTCGTGAAGCCGACCGAGCCGTTGCTGCCGGCCATGTTGGAGCTGCAGGCCCGTACGGGCGGGATCGTGCTGGCTTTCTTCGAGGTCGATCCCGACGAGACCACCCGGTACGGCATCGCCTCGGTGGCGCCGGCCGAGGCGGAGTTCGCCGACATCGCCGAGGTGGTCCGGGTGACCGGCATGGTGGAGAAGCCGGAGCCGGAGGAGGCCCCCAGCAATCTCGCCGTGTTGGGCCGCTACGTCCTTCCCGGGCGCATCTTTGACGCGATCCACCGGACCGAGCCGGGCAGCGGCGGCGAGATCCAACTGACCGACGCGATGGAGATCCTGCGCACCGAGGGGGTGCCGGTGCACGCCATCGTCTATCGGGGCACCCGGTACGACACGGGCATGCCGTTGGGCTATCTCCAGACCGTCGTGCAGATCGCCGCGGAACGTGACGACCTCGGCGCCGAGTTCCGTGAGTGGCTCGCCGACTTTGTCAACGCGGGCTCTTCGGGTGGTCCACGTACATGA
- a CDS encoding PH domain-containing protein, producing MGSPSGPPFDPDDPDRERRERDTESIPRIDPEDGSGYGSGPPPFEGPAPFDEARLGDGPGFADDSRSGRTWIPDPEAEYQPPQISEDEIAGLRADAAGMAPRRVLPLEDEPSSLVARYLFPTERYRGEWKRHWIHLATPLLIGVVATFVLGYLSGFLAGQDVGGLTTVAVLAWFAVMGWVAWRVADWWYDRFILTNKRVMVVNGIITRRVAMMPLVRVTDMKYEQTPAGRALNYGTFVLESAGQEQALREIKNLPNPNELYLRVVEEMYEPQAVEARLGKEADEAKADDGA from the coding sequence ATGGGCAGCCCCTCCGGTCCCCCCTTCGACCCCGACGACCCCGACCGGGAGCGCCGGGAGCGCGACACGGAGTCGATCCCCCGTATCGACCCGGAGGACGGATCCGGCTACGGATCCGGTCCGCCCCCGTTCGAGGGTCCCGCCCCGTTCGACGAGGCGAGGTTGGGTGACGGTCCGGGGTTCGCCGACGACAGCCGGTCGGGGCGGACCTGGATCCCAGACCCTGAGGCCGAATACCAGCCGCCGCAGATCTCCGAGGACGAGATCGCTGGCCTACGGGCAGATGCGGCCGGCATGGCGCCGCGCCGGGTCCTGCCGCTGGAGGATGAGCCCAGTTCCCTCGTCGCCCGCTATCTCTTTCCCACCGAGCGATACCGGGGTGAGTGGAAGCGACACTGGATACACCTCGCTACACCGCTGCTTATCGGCGTCGTCGCCACCTTCGTGCTGGGCTACCTCTCCGGCTTCCTCGCCGGGCAGGACGTCGGTGGGCTGACCACCGTCGCGGTGCTGGCCTGGTTCGCCGTGATGGGTTGGGTGGCGTGGCGGGTCGCCGACTGGTGGTACGACCGGTTCATCCTGACCAACAAGCGGGTGATGGTGGTCAATGGCATTATCACCCGCCGAGTGGCGATGATGCCGCTGGTCCGGGTCACCGACATGAAGTACGAGCAGACGCCGGCCGGGCGAGCGCTCAACTACGGCACGTTCGTCCTCGAGTCCGCCGGTCAGGAACAGGCACTGCGTGAGATCAAGAACCTGCCCAACCCGAACGAACTCTACCTGCGTGTCGTCGAGGAGATGTACGAGCCGCAGGCGGTCGAGGCGCGGCTGGGCAAGGAAGCCGACGAGGCGAAGGCCGACGACGGCGCCTGA
- the glp gene encoding gephyrin-like molybdotransferase Glp, with amino-acid sequence MTATADAEAAVNELTPLAEYLGSVLRRLHALPPLDLDLTQAYGNVLAEDVVATHSVPAFDQAAVDGYAACWEDIAAGGRGVGYLPAQAGSPGGRVVQLNVVGDLGAASWRPVRLTPGACFSVAAGAPLPIGADVVVPVEWTDQGMASVEIHRVPKRGYSVRKTGEEILAGTLLARAGTYVSPALVAVLAATGIGHVVVRPSPRVVVVATGDELVEVGRGSQPGQVVDVNSHALTAAAAEAGALAYRVGICDDDPEGLRGLLEDQTLRADLIITTGGTGTGPGDMVRRILSRREGNRTGPVVFTEVALYPGTALGFGTVGPEEVPVVCLPGDPGAALVGFEVLARPVINMLAGAEPVFRPGVRGHLLETISSPAGLREFRPAHVAERRGGGYTVQPLRGGPLALSGLAEANGLLVLGERVTTAAAGSTVDVLLLDRRR; translated from the coding sequence ATGACCGCGACGGCCGACGCCGAGGCGGCCGTGAACGAGTTGACGCCGCTCGCCGAATACCTGGGCAGTGTGCTGCGCAGGTTGCACGCGCTGCCGCCACTCGACCTCGACCTCACCCAGGCGTACGGCAACGTCCTCGCTGAGGATGTCGTCGCGACGCACTCCGTCCCGGCCTTTGACCAGGCAGCCGTGGACGGATACGCGGCGTGCTGGGAGGACATCGCCGCCGGTGGCCGGGGCGTCGGGTACCTGCCGGCCCAGGCTGGCTCACCGGGCGGGCGGGTCGTGCAGCTCAACGTCGTCGGTGACCTGGGCGCCGCGAGCTGGCGTCCGGTCCGGCTCACCCCGGGGGCCTGTTTCTCGGTGGCCGCCGGGGCGCCGTTGCCGATCGGCGCGGACGTGGTGGTTCCGGTCGAATGGACCGACCAGGGGATGGCCTCGGTGGAGATCCACCGAGTACCGAAGCGGGGGTACAGCGTCCGCAAGACCGGCGAGGAGATTCTGGCCGGTACGCTGCTCGCCCGGGCCGGCACCTACGTCTCGCCGGCGCTGGTCGCCGTACTGGCCGCTACCGGAATCGGGCACGTGGTCGTCCGGCCCAGCCCGCGTGTGGTGGTCGTGGCGACCGGCGACGAACTCGTCGAGGTGGGGCGGGGCAGCCAACCCGGCCAGGTGGTGGACGTGAACTCGCACGCGCTGACCGCGGCGGCAGCCGAGGCTGGCGCTCTCGCGTATCGGGTGGGTATCTGCGACGACGACCCGGAGGGGCTGCGGGGGCTGCTGGAGGATCAGACCCTGCGGGCCGATCTGATCATTACTACCGGCGGCACCGGCACCGGGCCGGGCGACATGGTCCGGCGAATTCTCTCCCGCCGGGAGGGGAACCGGACCGGACCGGTCGTCTTCACCGAGGTGGCGCTCTACCCCGGGACCGCGCTCGGGTTCGGCACGGTCGGCCCGGAGGAGGTACCGGTGGTCTGCCTGCCCGGCGATCCGGGGGCGGCACTGGTCGGTTTCGAGGTCCTGGCCCGACCGGTGATCAATATGTTGGCCGGGGCGGAGCCGGTCTTTCGCCCCGGTGTTCGGGGACACCTGCTGGAGACGATCTCCTCGCCGGCGGGGCTGCGGGAGTTTCGGCCGGCGCACGTCGCCGAACGGCGCGGCGGCGGATACACCGTTCAGCCGCTGCGCGGCGGGCCACTGGCCCTGTCCGGGTTGGCCGAGGCGAACGGATTGTTGGTGCTCGGTGAACGGGTGACCACCGCCGCGGCGGGTTCCACCGTGGATGTGCTGTTGCTGGACCGGCGTCGGTGA
- a CDS encoding DUF2231 domain-containing protein, with protein MFKEFMGLPAHVLVVHAVVVFVPLLALVSIAYVALPRFRSRIDWALVLLAVTAPATAWVAVQSGAELTDVFTARGLQGPIVDQIAEHSRYGDLTFRYVLALAVAAIVLLVVTSGRPRVPKLPGWVTRVLSVVVIALAVVSLVYVALTGHTGAEAVWGNTL; from the coding sequence ATGTTCAAGGAGTTCATGGGTCTACCCGCCCACGTTCTTGTGGTGCACGCGGTAGTCGTCTTCGTGCCGCTGCTAGCGCTGGTGTCGATCGCCTACGTCGCGCTGCCTCGGTTCCGGTCCCGAATCGACTGGGCGCTTGTCCTGCTGGCGGTGACGGCACCGGCCACCGCGTGGGTCGCGGTGCAGTCCGGCGCGGAGCTGACTGATGTCTTCACCGCCCGTGGGCTACAGGGGCCGATCGTCGATCAGATCGCCGAGCATTCTCGGTACGGCGACCTGACCTTCCGGTACGTCCTGGCGCTGGCCGTCGCCGCCATCGTGCTGCTCGTGGTGACCAGCGGCCGTCCGCGCGTGCCGAAGCTGCCGGGTTGGGTGACCCGCGTGCTGTCGGTGGTGGTGATCGCGCTCGCCGTGGTCAGTCTCGTCTACGTCGCTCTCACCGGGCACACCGGCGCCGAGGCGGTCTGGGGCAACACCCTCTGA
- a CDS encoding MarC family protein — translation MDIKLFGEVFVTLLVIVDPPGMMPIFLALTGPLSARDRHRAAWQAVALALGVIAIFAVAGSTLLDYLHVDLPALQAAGGLLLVLVALELLTGKADDPSQQATSNIALVPLGTPLLAGPGAIVATMLFMQQADGAADITAIAGAIIAVLLAVWVVLRFSGGIVKILRPGGIEVLTRIAGLLLAAIAVQLIADAVAAFVTQYTTAS, via the coding sequence GTGGATATCAAGCTCTTCGGCGAGGTCTTTGTAACCCTGCTCGTGATTGTTGACCCGCCGGGCATGATGCCCATCTTTCTGGCGCTGACCGGACCGCTGTCGGCCCGGGACCGGCACCGGGCGGCCTGGCAGGCAGTGGCGCTGGCGCTCGGGGTGATCGCGATCTTCGCGGTGGCGGGCTCGACCCTGCTCGACTACCTGCACGTGGACCTGCCCGCGTTGCAGGCCGCCGGTGGCCTGCTGCTCGTGCTGGTCGCCCTGGAACTGTTGACCGGCAAAGCGGACGACCCCAGCCAGCAGGCCACCTCGAACATCGCACTGGTGCCGCTGGGCACCCCGTTGCTCGCCGGTCCCGGCGCGATCGTGGCCACGATGCTCTTCATGCAGCAGGCCGACGGCGCGGCCGACATAACCGCGATCGCCGGCGCGATCATCGCCGTGTTGCTCGCCGTCTGGGTGGTACTCCGCTTCTCCGGTGGGATCGTCAAGATTCTGCGTCCGGGTGGCATCGAGGTGCTGACCCGGATCGCTGGACTGTTGCTGGCGGCCATCGCGGTTCAGCTGATCGCCGACGCGGTGGCCGCCTTCGTCACCCAGTACACGACCGCGAGCTGA
- a CDS encoding PHP domain-containing protein gives MNTRIDLHTHSTASDGTLTPGELVHAAAAAGLDVVAITDHDTTAGWEPAVRALPAGLRLVRGAELSCRWDGADPAVSLHLLAYLFDPDNPDLTAELGRVRHARLERGERIVRLLQADGLEVSWSEILAGAQGGTVGRPHIAQALIRSGLVATTSEAFGPDWLGERYRLPKEDIEVFEAVRLVRAAGGVPVFAHPRATRRGRVVPDELIADLAVAGLAGLEADHEDHTPAERAHVRALAADLDLLVTGASDFHGTHKTVRLGAFTTDLAAYERIVAAGVTSVASR, from the coding sequence GTGAACACTCGGATCGATCTGCACACCCACTCCACCGCCAGCGACGGCACCCTCACCCCCGGCGAGCTGGTCCACGCGGCGGCGGCCGCTGGCCTCGACGTCGTCGCGATCACCGACCACGACACCACGGCCGGCTGGGAGCCGGCGGTCCGGGCGCTCCCGGCCGGGCTGCGGCTGGTCCGCGGTGCCGAGCTTTCCTGCCGGTGGGACGGGGCGGACCCCGCCGTGTCGCTGCATCTGCTCGCGTACCTCTTCGACCCGGACAACCCGGACCTCACCGCGGAGCTGGGCCGGGTCCGGCATGCCCGCCTCGAACGTGGCGAGCGGATCGTCCGGCTGCTCCAGGCCGACGGTCTGGAGGTGAGTTGGTCGGAGATCCTGGCCGGCGCGCAGGGCGGGACGGTCGGCCGGCCGCACATCGCCCAAGCCCTCATCCGGTCTGGACTGGTCGCGACGACGAGTGAGGCGTTCGGTCCGGACTGGCTGGGCGAGCGATATCGACTGCCCAAGGAGGACATCGAGGTCTTCGAGGCGGTCCGGTTGGTCCGGGCGGCCGGGGGCGTCCCAGTGTTCGCCCACCCCCGGGCCACCCGGCGTGGTCGAGTAGTTCCCGACGAACTCATCGCGGACCTCGCCGTCGCCGGACTGGCCGGGCTCGAGGCGGACCACGAGGATCACACCCCCGCCGAGCGGGCGCACGTGCGGGCACTCGCCGCCGACCTGGACCTGCTGGTGACCGGCGCCTCGGATTTTCACGGTACCCACAAGACGGTCCGGCTGGGTGCCTTCACCACCGACCTGGCGGCCTACGAGCGGATCGTCGCCGCCGGGGTGACCAGCGTCGCTTCCAGGTGA
- a CDS encoding RecB family exonuclease: MRRAGRPSTTPPRPRVAEPEQLGFEGMPERLFVCTPSKLGAYADCPRRYRYSYLDRPAPPKGPAWAHNSLGASVHTALKNWYALPVDRRRSAGLATLLKGTWVRDGYRDHEQERVAFRHALGWLEAYVATLDPETEPLGVERVVAVKTGVLAFNGRADRIDSRVGPAGAELAIVDYKTGRAGLDTDDARGSQALALYAYAAERVFRKPCRRVELHHLPSGTVAAHEHSPESLARQVTRAEETARDIIAGERSVAAGGDPDQAFPTAPGPRCGWCDYRRHCPAGAQTPGKDPWAAVERVTDGG; this comes from the coding sequence GTGCGACGAGCTGGCCGACCTTCCACCACCCCGCCGCGACCCCGCGTCGCCGAGCCCGAACAGCTTGGCTTCGAGGGCATGCCGGAGCGGCTCTTCGTGTGCACTCCCAGCAAACTCGGCGCGTACGCGGACTGCCCACGGCGCTACCGCTACTCCTACCTAGACCGGCCCGCCCCGCCCAAGGGGCCTGCCTGGGCGCACAACTCGCTTGGAGCCAGCGTCCACACCGCGTTGAAGAACTGGTATGCGCTCCCCGTTGACCGGCGACGGTCGGCGGGGCTGGCGACGCTGCTCAAGGGCACCTGGGTACGCGACGGCTACCGGGACCACGAGCAGGAGCGGGTCGCGTTCCGGCATGCGTTGGGCTGGCTTGAGGCGTACGTGGCGACGCTCGACCCGGAGACCGAACCGCTGGGGGTGGAGCGGGTGGTCGCGGTGAAGACCGGGGTGCTGGCGTTCAACGGCCGCGCCGACCGGATCGACTCCCGGGTCGGGCCGGCGGGGGCGGAGCTCGCTATCGTGGACTACAAGACCGGCCGGGCCGGGCTGGACACCGACGACGCCCGGGGCTCGCAGGCGCTGGCGCTCTACGCGTACGCGGCGGAGCGGGTCTTCCGCAAGCCGTGTCGTCGGGTGGAGCTCCATCACCTGCCGTCCGGGACAGTCGCCGCGCACGAGCACAGCCCGGAGTCGCTCGCGCGGCAGGTGACCCGGGCTGAGGAGACCGCTCGGGACATCATTGCCGGTGAGCGATCGGTCGCCGCCGGCGGCGATCCGGACCAGGCATTCCCCACCGCCCCGGGACCGCGCTGCGGCTGGTGTGACTACCGGCGTCACTGTCCGGCCGGTGCGCAGACACCGGGGAAGGATCCGTGGGCCGCCGTGGAGCGGGTGACCGACGGCGGGTGA